The following proteins are encoded in a genomic region of Arthrobacter jiangjiafuii:
- a CDS encoding RHS repeat-associated core domain-containing protein: protein MTDADGSRTEYVYDGLGRRSRLIGPDGAWTEYAWGETGYLQGTVDRTPDGAETARHELWVDALGELASVDGCEVWWDSASGIPSPAGVGDEQVLNLPGGVTGVADAWIAPGWRAARPTDETDPWAVLGASVIPEPGTVSGMGAGSGSGVSTGLPAGISLTGSGGLDVAGLEWLGARAYDPAARGFLSTDPLPPVLGAGWDGNPYAYAGNNPLNATDPTGLRPLTDEDLKAYDASSRGAFAAVGDWMSDNWEYVVGGAAIVGGAALLFVPGGQLVGAGLISFGDDVVIQKATTGEVNWAQAGVSGGLGMVGFGAGAAVGRAFNNPVVRGAVEAGVDGTISGGGEYLAQTKDPSLAGLARAAGTGGVSGLVPVPGPSGGVNRLDQLTSTPKRGGAELVAKGQRGVNASIAALLERGDKLLGTEITIKVEVGDRLMPVRPDILAETPDGTMYIIDSKNGPEARLTGNQRIGYPILEEQGGIPVGKNAEDAGLIPGRRIGPIRVQIDKYDPAI, encoded by the coding sequence GTGACCGATGCGGATGGGTCCCGGACGGAGTACGTCTATGACGGACTGGGCCGGCGGTCACGACTGATCGGCCCGGACGGGGCCTGGACCGAATACGCCTGGGGTGAGACCGGGTATCTGCAGGGGACTGTGGACCGCACCCCGGACGGGGCCGAGACCGCCCGGCACGAGTTGTGGGTGGATGCCCTGGGTGAGCTGGCGTCTGTGGATGGATGCGAGGTGTGGTGGGACAGTGCCAGCGGAATCCCTTCCCCGGCCGGCGTCGGCGACGAGCAGGTGTTGAACCTACCCGGTGGTGTCACCGGGGTTGCGGATGCCTGGATCGCCCCCGGGTGGCGTGCTGCCCGGCCGACGGATGAAACCGATCCGTGGGCGGTGCTCGGGGCGTCGGTTATCCCTGAACCCGGAACCGTGTCCGGCATGGGTGCCGGATCCGGTTCCGGGGTTTCCACCGGTTTGCCGGCCGGGATCAGCCTGACCGGTAGCGGTGGCCTTGATGTTGCCGGTCTGGAATGGCTCGGTGCGCGGGCGTATGACCCTGCCGCCCGGGGATTCCTCTCCACGGACCCGCTTCCCCCGGTCCTGGGTGCGGGCTGGGACGGCAACCCCTACGCGTATGCGGGGAATAACCCGCTGAACGCGACTGATCCTACCGGTCTGCGTCCGCTCACGGATGAGGATCTGAAAGCCTATGACGCGTCCAGCCGTGGTGCTTTCGCTGCCGTCGGTGACTGGATGTCGGACAACTGGGAGTACGTTGTCGGCGGGGCCGCGATTGTGGGCGGGGCGGCGTTGCTGTTTGTCCCCGGCGGCCAGCTCGTCGGTGCGGGCCTAATCAGTTTCGGTGACGACGTCGTGATCCAGAAAGCGACCACGGGTGAGGTGAACTGGGCCCAGGCCGGGGTCTCCGGCGGTCTGGGCATGGTCGGTTTCGGTGCGGGCGCAGCGGTGGGCAGGGCGTTCAACAACCCCGTGGTGCGTGGTGCTGTAGAAGCCGGCGTGGACGGGACCATCAGCGGGGGTGGAGAGTATTTGGCTCAAACGAAAGATCCGAGCCTCGCCGGCCTCGCGCGTGCAGCGGGAACTGGTGGTGTTTCTGGGTTGGTGCCGGTCCCGGGTCCGTCCGGGGGTGTGAATCGCTTGGACCAACTGACGTCCACGCCGAAAAGAGGGGGCGCGGAGCTGGTAGCCAAAGGGCAAAGGGGAGTGAACGCATCAATCGCTGCCCTGCTTGAGCGCGGTGACAAACTGCTTGGTACTGAGATAACGATAAAGGTTGAAGTGGGCGACAGACTCATGCCTGTACGACCGGACATCTTGGCGGAGACGCCCGACGGTACTATGTACATTATTGATTCCAAGAATGGGCCTGAGGCAAGGCTGACAGGCAATCAAAGGATTGGGTATCCGATACTTGAGGAACAAGGCGGTATCCCGGTGGGGAAAAATGCCGAGGACGCGGGCCTAATTCCAGGGAGGCGGATTGGGCCAATTCGGGTTCAAATCGATAAATACGACCCCGCTATATAG
- a CDS encoding IS110 family transposase — MILEQESIDVFLGLDVGKTGHHAVALNRAGKKLYDKALPQDETKIRDVLTNLGGHGKVLVVVDQPATIGALPVAVAQAAGAAVGYLPGLAMRRIADLHPGQAKTDARDAAIIAEAARSMPHTLRSVELDDETLAELGVLCGFDDDLAGQITATSNRIRGLLTQIHPALERAVGPHLGHPAAADLLTRYPTPVALKTAGRGHVKARLKKHAPRAAERLTEAIFTALSEQTVVVVGTGAAAVVLPKLAEQLLALRRQRDEIASQVQALVEAHPLYEVLTSMPGIGVRTCARILTEVTGKHFASAAHLASYAGIAPVTRRSGTSIRGEHPSRRGNKKLKRALFLSAFAALHHPPSRAYYDRKRAEGKRHNQAIIALARRRSDVLFAMLRDGTLYEDPAPKNLPSAA, encoded by the coding sequence ATGATCTTGGAGCAAGAGAGCATCGACGTTTTCCTTGGCCTGGACGTCGGTAAGACCGGTCACCACGCCGTGGCCCTGAACCGGGCCGGGAAGAAGCTCTACGACAAGGCCCTGCCGCAAGACGAAACCAAAATCCGGGACGTCCTCACCAACCTCGGTGGCCACGGGAAAGTCCTGGTCGTCGTGGACCAGCCCGCGACCATCGGCGCGTTGCCCGTCGCGGTCGCCCAGGCCGCCGGAGCAGCCGTAGGCTACCTGCCCGGGCTGGCGATGCGCAGGATCGCGGACCTTCACCCAGGGCAGGCGAAAACCGATGCCCGGGACGCTGCGATCATCGCCGAAGCCGCCCGGTCCATGCCGCATACGCTGCGGTCGGTGGAACTGGACGATGAAACCCTGGCCGAGCTTGGAGTGCTCTGCGGTTTCGATGATGACCTCGCCGGGCAGATCACCGCGACCTCCAACCGGATCCGCGGGCTGCTCACTCAAATCCATCCCGCCCTGGAACGGGCGGTGGGCCCGCATCTGGGCCATCCGGCCGCGGCTGACCTGCTCACCCGCTATCCAACCCCCGTTGCGTTGAAGACCGCCGGCCGCGGACACGTGAAAGCACGGCTGAAGAAGCATGCACCAAGGGCTGCCGAACGCCTCACCGAAGCCATCTTCACCGCCCTCAGTGAGCAGACGGTCGTGGTCGTAGGCACCGGCGCAGCCGCGGTCGTGCTGCCCAAGCTGGCCGAGCAACTCCTGGCCCTGCGCCGGCAGCGCGATGAGATCGCCTCCCAGGTCCAAGCCCTCGTGGAGGCCCACCCTCTTTACGAGGTCCTGACCTCGATGCCCGGCATCGGAGTCAGGACCTGCGCACGGATCCTCACCGAAGTCACCGGCAAGCACTTCGCGTCCGCCGCCCATCTGGCGTCCTACGCTGGAATCGCCCCGGTTACCCGCCGCTCGGGAACCTCGATCCGGGGTGAGCATCCGAGCCGGCGGGGCAACAAGAAACTCAAACGAGCCCTGTTCCTCTCAGCCTTCGCCGCACTGCATCATCCACCGTCCAGGGCGTACTACGACCGCAAACGCGCCGAAGGCAAACGCCACAACCAAGCAATCATTGCCCTCGCCCGGCGCCGCTCCGATGTCCTCTTCGCCATGCTCCGCGACGGCACACTCTATGAAGACCCGGCACCGAAGAACCTGCCTTCAGCTGCTTGA